A section of the Silene latifolia isolate original U9 population unplaced genomic scaffold, ASM4854445v1 scaffold_128, whole genome shotgun sequence genome encodes:
- the LOC141637670 gene encoding uncharacterized protein LOC141637670 — MKYVPYVPCSKIEPCDLGSTSKSLQETKVKLQAQIRRLKGDVPTRSATGCHGVPREPKPPDLNRGEHHLLRDCHMSSPTLRDKGKTPLLPSFNGENSRAFVSWLYEVECYFKGKYFSEERKLELVVSCLKGSALFWYNALNFARMVKGKGKIRSWFKLEKNMRLKFLPCSTMNELWAKLKTLKQNSLSVHEYARLFEELNFVCVNEVNPFKKIRFFLGLKSEIARKINLEMVHSYGELLGLALYVEEGLARPKNHEVLAKGVSLEVAKTDGKEESLDQGVVPSLNITCPKSKSLEPKVISICGEMINPCSATFESPCCETKTPFKPTHKPTSEEENRHILSHVTINEQTTDLGPRDVQESSKSYGGKLLNEPPSEESTPKRIEPRVKLKPGTIWGKESVHGGPHDSIQVQTQQVRELKSKEKRCEAHILAQGNVNGSSFERRAALPQVFKPNCGLEREGNKTKNQVVPLSKDDQGSHKLNDQDKSSFGGLLFASPTISVPILTNSFGNGATHLLPFTILVYDPGGSHESHLLKCAR, encoded by the coding sequence ATGAAGTATGTTCCTTatgttccatgctcaaagatTGAGCCTTGTGACCTTGGTTCCACTTCCAAGTCCTTACAAGAAACTAAGGTGAAGTTACAAGCCCAAATAAGAAGGCTTAAAGGTGATGTGCCTACAAGGAGTGCAACCGGTTGTCATGGTGTTCCGAGGGAGCCAAAACCACCAGATTTGAACCGTGGAGAGCACCACTTGCTCCGTGATTGTCATATGTCCTCTCCCACCcttagagacaaaggtaaaacaccaTTACTTCCTTCTTTTAATGGTGAAAACAGTAGGGCCTTTGTGTCTTGGTTATATGAGGTTGAATGCTATTTTAAGGGAAAGTATTTTTCAGAGGAAAGGAAGCTTGAGTTGGTTGTGTCTTGTTTAAAGGGTAGTGCTTTGTTTTGGTATAATGCTCTTAATTTTGCAAGGATGGTGAAAGGGAAGGGTAAAATTAGGtcttggtttaaacttgaaaAGAACATGAGACTAAAGTTTCTACCTTGCTCTACCATGAATGAATTATGGGCTAAACTTAAAACCCttaaacaaaattccttgagtgtTCATGAGTATGCTAGATTATTTGAGGAACTAAATTTTGTGTGTGTCAATGAAGTTAATCCTTTcaaaaaaatcagattttttcTTGGCTTAAAATCTGAAATTGCTCGAAAAATTAACTTAGAAATGGTGCATTCATATGGAGAATTGCTTGGGTTGGCTTTGTATGTTGAGGAGGGCTTAGCAAGGCCTAAAAACCATGAGGTCTTAGCTAAAGGGGTTAGTTTAGAGGTAGCCAAAACAGATGGGAAAGAGGAGAGTTTAGACCAAGGAGTTGTGCCAAGCTTAAACATTACTTGTCCTAAGTCTAAATCCCTTGAGCCAAAAGTCATTAGCATTTGTGGTGAGATGATTAACCCATGTAGTGCTACATTTGAGAGTCCATGTTGTGAAACTAAAACCCCCTTCAAGCCAACACATAAGCCTACTAGTGAGGAGGAGAATCGCCATATCCTCTCCCATGTGACCATCAATGAACAAACAACTGATTTGGGGCCAAGAGATGTCCAAGAGTCAAGCAAGTCCTATGGAGGCAAACTCCTAAATGAGCCTCCTAGTGAAGAGTCCACTCCTAAGAGAATTGAACCACGAGTTAAGCTCAAACCAGGAACTATTTGGGGAAAGGAATCAGTCCATGGAGGTCCTCATGACTCCATTCAAGTGCAAACACAACAAGTAAGGGAGTTAAAGAGCAAGGAAAAACGATGTGAGGCTCATATTCTTGCTCAAGGAAATGTCAATGGAAGTAGCTTTGAAAGGAGGGCTGCCCTCCCACAAGTGTTCAAGCCAAACTGTGGTCTTGAAAGGGAAGGTAATAAGACCAAGAATCAAGTCGTGCCACTGTCCAAAGATGACCAAGGATCGCACAAATTGAATGATCAAGACAAATCGTCATTTGGAGGTTTGCTCTTTGCTTCTCCTACAATTTCTGTCCCAATTTTAACTAATTCGTTTGGGAATGGTGCAACACATCTCTTGCCATTCACCATTCTAGTCTATGATCCGGGAGGAAGTCATGAGAGCCATCTCTTGAAGTGTGCTAGGTGA